One genomic window of Trichlorobacter lovleyi includes the following:
- a CDS encoding YajQ family cyclic di-GMP-binding protein, which yields MPSFDIVSKVDMQEVDNAVNQAIKEIGQRYDFKGSKSEITQEKDSVKVLSEDDYKLKAVIDVLQSKFLKRNISIKALQYGKIEPASGGMVRQIISVQQGISKEKGKEIIAVIKESKLKVQAQIQDDQVRVTGKNRDDLQDTIQLLKGKDLDVEMQFTNFRE from the coding sequence ATGCCGTCGTTCGACATCGTATCCAAAGTAGACATGCAGGAAGTAGACAACGCCGTCAATCAGGCCATCAAGGAAATCGGTCAGCGCTACGACTTCAAGGGCTCCAAGAGCGAAATCACCCAGGAAAAGGATAGCGTCAAGGTTCTCTCTGAAGATGATTACAAGCTGAAGGCGGTGATTGATGTACTGCAAAGCAAGTTCCTGAAGCGCAACATCTCCATCAAGGCGTTGCAGTACGGCAAGATAGAGCCCGCCTCAGGCGGCATGGTGCGCCAGATCATCTCGGTCCAGCAGGGCATATCCAAGGAAAAGGGCAAAGAAATCATCGCCGTGATCAAGGAAAGCAAACTCAAGGTCCAGGCCCAGATCCAGGATGATCAGGTACGGGTCACCGGCAAGAACCGTGATGACCTGCAGGACACGATCCAGCTTCTGAAGGGCAAAGATCTTGATGTTGAGATGCAGTTCACCAACTTCAGGGAATAG
- a CDS encoding site-specific DNA-methyltransferase, which yields MPTLDWIGKKAVVNHHREVPFHLLKCNDELSVGDPGSGNLLVQGDNLVALKALLPYYAGQVKCIYIDPPYNTGNEGWVYNDNVNSPEMREWLGRAVGKEAEDLSRHDKWLCMMYPRLSLLREFLSEDGVILVSLDDVEAGHLRLLLDEIFGFRNRLATIAWNTRNTDNRIKTRLSPDHEHIFVYGKSETAKIQGRVIDRSDFRNPDNDPRGPYVTDPLKGKATASERPNLHNYDMEQPGTNNIWKPDPAKGWITDRAGYEQLLSEDRIWWPPNPQTGWPRKKRFLSETQERMPASSFWPEFKTQSGARELDEILDERLFAFPKPLALVQRIISYCAPPDCLVLDSFAGSGTTGHAVLAQNTADGGNRRFILIEMDNKICQNITAQRLSRVALGYGDVPALGGGFRFCELSEPLFDERGNIRTTVSFADLARHVYFSETGEPLTHDAKTDSVLLGIHNGTAIYLLYNGILKDKTIKGGNVLTTALLSLLPEHEGPKIIYGTACRIDAERLRREGITFKQLPYKLKLGAA from the coding sequence ATGCCCACCCTTGACTGGATAGGAAAGAAGGCCGTTGTCAACCATCACCGCGAGGTACCGTTTCATCTGCTTAAATGCAATGATGAACTGTCGGTAGGCGACCCCGGCAGCGGCAACCTGCTGGTGCAGGGGGACAACCTGGTGGCGCTCAAGGCCCTGCTGCCCTATTACGCCGGTCAGGTCAAGTGCATTTATATCGATCCTCCCTACAACACCGGCAACGAAGGCTGGGTGTACAACGACAACGTCAACAGCCCGGAAATGCGGGAATGGCTGGGAAGAGCGGTTGGCAAGGAAGCCGAAGACCTATCGCGGCATGACAAGTGGCTGTGCATGATGTATCCGCGTTTGTCATTGTTGCGTGAGTTCCTATCTGAGGATGGCGTCATCCTTGTTTCTTTGGACGATGTCGAAGCTGGCCACTTACGATTGCTGCTAGATGAAATTTTTGGATTTAGGAATCGACTTGCAACTATTGCTTGGAATACAAGAAACACTGATAACAGGATCAAAACTCGTCTATCACCTGATCACGAACATATTTTCGTCTACGGCAAATCAGAAACAGCTAAAATTCAAGGTCGTGTAATTGACAGGTCAGACTTTCGAAACCCGGATAACGACCCAAGAGGGCCGTATGTTACCGACCCTCTCAAGGGAAAAGCAACAGCCTCGGAACGTCCAAATCTTCACAACTATGATATGGAGCAACCTGGGACGAACAACATATGGAAACCAGATCCAGCCAAAGGCTGGATAACAGACAGGGCTGGTTATGAACAGTTATTGTCTGAAGATCGTATTTGGTGGCCACCCAATCCACAAACTGGCTGGCCGCGCAAAAAGCGTTTTCTCTCGGAGACACAAGAACGAATGCCAGCGTCAAGCTTCTGGCCTGAGTTCAAGACTCAATCGGGAGCGCGGGAACTTGATGAAATTCTCGATGAACGCCTTTTTGCATTTCCCAAGCCGCTAGCTCTAGTTCAGAGAATCATTTCCTATTGTGCACCGCCAGACTGCTTGGTTCTCGACTCTTTTGCTGGAAGCGGCACAACTGGTCATGCCGTGCTTGCCCAGAATACCGCTGATGGTGGCAATCGCCGGTTCATCCTGATTGAGATGGACAACAAAATTTGCCAAAATATCACCGCGCAGCGCCTTTCGCGGGTAGCTTTGGGGTATGGAGATGTTCCCGCACTGGGCGGCGGTTTTCGTTTCTGCGAGCTGAGCGAGCCGCTTTTCGACGAGCGGGGCAACATACGCACGACGGTTTCCTTTGCCGATCTGGCCCGGCATGTCTACTTCTCCGAAACCGGCGAACCGCTAACCCACGATGCAAAAACAGATTCAGTATTGCTGGGCATCCACAACGGCACCGCTATCTATCTGCTCTATAACGGCATCCTTAAAGACAAGACCATCAAAGGCGGCAATGTGCTGACCACGGCCCTGCTTTCGCTGCTGCCCGAGCACGAAGGCCCCAAAATCATCTATGGCACCGCCTGCCGGATTGATGCAGAACGTCTACGGCGTGAAGGAATCACCTTTAAACAGTTACCCTATAAACTCAAGCTGGGGGCGGCATGA
- a CDS encoding DEAD/DEAH box helicase yields MILKSYQSDALNWLEKFLKRCNETGCPRESYAATTQEWRNMALLYRPLRTLEQVPYVCLRIPTGGGKTLVAGMSIERINRSLLQTPFSLTLWLVPSEPIREQTLKALRNPNSLLRQSMSSVLGDFAVLDIEEALRMTPHLLDGSNVIIVATMQAFKQEETGRLSVYKQNGSLMEHFRGVTDPVQRGNGSLVDVLRLRRPFLIVDEAHNQGTPLAFETLSRFEPCAILELTATPDRTYQPSNVLYSVSASVLHSEDMIKMPLNLVQRPNWLDALRDAIACLDQLQQHAASEPTYLRPIMLIQAERKDTNHETLVPERVRKALLEDFNIPPDEIAEATGLNDEISGKDILSDTCKLRFIITVDKLREGWDCPFAYVLCSLRNTSSATAAEQVLGRILRMPYAERRQHPELNMAYAYLTSTNFAATVESLKDGLVRNGFERQETKDLINIPDDPQTDDLFSHQHSITYSTPELPEPEAIPETLAKKIEITPENGSITLKGSFSEPQVKALQEVFQTPAGKQAVREAITRLRSPRTVPTKSPAESGVRFSVPQLQYRQGDLWEPFEATHLLQGDWSLLDYSSELTSFSTSSQKPQGGVMSLEKEKVKFTPFTETVAETPLFEYHSGWNQVQLVSWLERNIYDQTLLPDEKSAFLNRAIDWLLASGFTLEELAYAKFRLRNALETKINEAKKQAMQQVHQSLLFAVEDFAVNDRSQVIFEQGRYAYDSIYCGFTELPKHFFPQIGNLKGDGEEFECALFLATQLEGVTFWVRNVECKRTSFSLQTGTDRFYPDFLCQLDNGKILAVEYKNSRDWELRENLEKRQLGELWEKRSNGQCLFIMPKGKDWEAIREKSKE; encoded by the coding sequence ATGATTCTCAAAAGCTACCAAAGTGATGCCCTGAACTGGCTGGAAAAGTTCCTCAAGCGCTGCAATGAAACCGGTTGCCCCCGCGAGAGCTACGCCGCAACCACCCAGGAATGGCGCAATATGGCGCTGCTCTACCGGCCACTGCGCACCCTTGAACAGGTCCCCTATGTCTGTCTGCGCATTCCCACCGGCGGAGGCAAGACATTGGTGGCCGGAATGTCGATTGAACGGATCAACCGCAGTCTGTTACAGACACCGTTCAGCCTGACTCTCTGGCTGGTGCCGTCGGAGCCGATCCGCGAACAGACCTTGAAGGCCTTGCGCAACCCCAACTCTCTCTTGCGGCAGTCCATGTCGTCTGTGTTGGGTGACTTCGCGGTGCTGGATATTGAAGAGGCGTTACGCATGACTCCCCACCTGCTGGACGGTTCCAACGTGATCATCGTTGCCACCATGCAGGCCTTTAAGCAGGAAGAAACCGGACGCCTGAGCGTCTATAAGCAGAACGGCAGCCTGATGGAGCATTTCAGGGGAGTGACCGACCCGGTACAGCGGGGCAATGGTTCACTGGTAGATGTGCTACGGCTTAGAAGGCCGTTTCTCATTGTTGATGAGGCCCATAACCAGGGGACACCGCTAGCCTTTGAAACCCTGTCCCGCTTTGAACCCTGTGCCATACTGGAGCTGACGGCAACGCCTGACCGAACCTATCAGCCCAGTAACGTACTGTATAGCGTGTCGGCTTCTGTGCTCCATTCAGAAGATATGATCAAGATGCCGCTGAACCTGGTGCAACGCCCCAACTGGCTTGATGCTCTGCGGGATGCTATCGCCTGCCTGGACCAGTTACAGCAGCACGCAGCATCGGAACCGACCTATCTGCGACCAATCATGCTGATTCAGGCAGAACGCAAGGATACAAACCATGAAACATTGGTGCCGGAACGGGTAAGAAAAGCGCTGTTGGAGGATTTTAACATCCCGCCAGATGAAATTGCCGAGGCCACCGGCCTTAATGACGAAATATCAGGCAAAGACATTCTGTCCGACACCTGCAAATTGCGCTTCATCATTACCGTGGACAAACTGCGTGAAGGCTGGGATTGCCCTTTTGCCTATGTACTCTGTTCGTTGCGCAACACCAGCTCCGCCACAGCCGCAGAGCAGGTATTGGGTCGGATTTTGCGTATGCCCTACGCCGAGCGGCGGCAGCACCCGGAACTGAATATGGCCTATGCCTACCTGACCTCTACCAACTTTGCCGCAACGGTTGAAAGCCTCAAAGATGGTCTGGTACGTAACGGTTTTGAGCGTCAAGAGACAAAGGATCTGATAAACATACCGGACGATCCCCAGACCGATGACCTGTTCAGTCACCAACACAGCATCACCTACAGCACACCTGAGTTGCCTGAACCGGAAGCAATACCGGAAACCCTTGCGAAAAAGATCGAAATCACCCCCGAGAATGGCTCCATCACTCTGAAGGGTTCTTTTAGTGAGCCTCAGGTAAAGGCCTTACAGGAGGTCTTTCAGACGCCAGCAGGCAAGCAGGCCGTGCGCGAGGCCATTACCCGGCTGCGCTCTCCCCGTACCGTTCCGACAAAATCACCTGCGGAAAGCGGGGTGCGCTTCTCCGTTCCCCAGCTTCAGTACCGCCAAGGCGATCTATGGGAACCGTTTGAGGCGACCCACCTGCTACAAGGCGACTGGAGCCTACTGGACTACTCCAGTGAGCTTACGTCATTCAGCACCTCCAGCCAAAAACCACAGGGCGGAGTAATGTCGCTGGAAAAAGAGAAGGTAAAATTCACCCCATTCACTGAAACTGTGGCAGAGACACCGCTATTTGAGTACCATTCCGGCTGGAATCAGGTACAACTTGTTTCCTGGCTGGAGCGTAATATCTACGATCAGACCCTGCTGCCGGATGAAAAATCCGCATTTTTGAACAGGGCTATTGACTGGCTGCTAGCAAGTGGGTTTACCCTTGAAGAGTTGGCCTACGCAAAGTTCCGCCTGCGCAATGCGCTGGAGACCAAGATCAACGAGGCAAAAAAGCAAGCCATGCAACAGGTGCATCAGTCGCTTCTGTTTGCCGTTGAAGACTTTGCCGTGAATGATCGGAGTCAGGTGATTTTTGAACAAGGCCGCTACGCCTACGATTCTATTTACTGTGGTTTTACCGAGTTACCTAAACACTTTTTCCCGCAAATCGGCAACTTGAAGGGTGATGGCGAAGAGTTCGAATGCGCCCTTTTTCTGGCAACTCAACTTGAAGGTGTCACCTTCTGGGTCCGCAATGTGGAATGTAAGCGTACCTCGTTTTCACTTCAGACCGGCACTGACCGTTTCTATCCTGATTTTCTCTGCCAACTGGATAATGGTAAGATTCTGGCAGTGGAGTACAAAAACAGTCGCGACTGGGAACTTCGCGAGAACCTTGAAAAGCGTCAGCTTGGAGAACTCTGGGAAAAGCGAAGTAATGGACAGTGCCTTTTTATAATGCCGAAAGGTAAGGATTGGGAAGCAATCCGCGAGAAATCAAAGGAATAA
- the rimO gene encoding 30S ribosomal protein S12 methylthiotransferase RimO has translation MTKQKVSMVSLGCPKNLVDAEVMLGVLAKQGYEITMDEKEADVIIVNTCSFIKEAREESVDAILDLADRKQDGKCKTLVVAGCLPQRYQEELAHELPEVDILIGTGDYPRIAEILTEHQAQEGQIKYVGDPNYIYDESLPRLNSSPGWYAYLKIGEGCSNCCTYCVIPSLRGPYRSRPVEALVAEAERLVKGGVRELILVSQDITRYGSDMDDTSSLAGLIRRLAAIEDLKWIRLLYAYPDGISDELIELFKTEPKLCNYLDIPIQHISDNVLQRMKRRSSEEQIRTLITRLRSEIPGITLRTSLIVGFPGETVDDFLNLTQFVEKAQFDRLGVFCYSKEEGTPAAEMPDQISERVKRERHRKLMKAQARVSFRRNRAMVGQIEQVIVEGYSEETELLLKGRTSRQAPDIDGQVYITSGHAEIGDIVACKIVDSSDYDLVAEMIEE, from the coding sequence ATGACAAAACAAAAAGTAAGTATGGTCAGCCTGGGCTGCCCCAAAAACCTGGTGGATGCCGAGGTGATGCTGGGGGTTCTGGCAAAACAGGGCTATGAAATCACCATGGATGAAAAAGAGGCCGACGTCATCATCGTCAACACCTGTTCCTTCATCAAGGAGGCTCGGGAGGAAAGTGTCGACGCCATCCTTGATCTGGCTGACCGCAAGCAGGATGGCAAGTGCAAGACCTTGGTGGTGGCCGGATGCCTGCCCCAGCGTTACCAGGAAGAGCTGGCCCATGAGCTGCCCGAGGTGGACATCCTGATCGGCACCGGCGACTATCCCCGGATTGCTGAGATCCTGACTGAGCACCAGGCCCAGGAGGGTCAGATTAAGTATGTTGGCGACCCCAACTATATCTACGACGAGAGCCTGCCGCGTCTGAATTCATCACCCGGCTGGTACGCCTACCTGAAGATTGGCGAGGGCTGCTCAAACTGCTGTACCTACTGCGTGATCCCGTCACTGCGCGGCCCGTACCGCTCACGCCCCGTCGAGGCCCTGGTGGCCGAGGCAGAGCGGCTGGTCAAGGGCGGCGTGCGAGAACTGATCCTGGTCTCCCAGGATATCACCCGCTACGGCAGTGACATGGATGACACCAGCAGCCTTGCCGGATTGATCCGGCGCCTGGCAGCAATCGAGGACCTGAAATGGATCAGACTCCTGTATGCCTATCCCGACGGCATCAGCGACGAGCTGATCGAGCTGTTCAAGACCGAACCGAAACTCTGCAACTATCTGGATATCCCGATCCAGCATATCAGCGATAACGTCCTGCAACGGATGAAACGCCGCAGCAGCGAAGAGCAGATCCGGACCCTGATCACACGCCTGCGCAGCGAGATCCCCGGCATCACCCTGCGCACCTCCCTGATCGTCGGCTTTCCCGGTGAAACGGTGGATGATTTTCTCAACCTGACCCAGTTCGTGGAAAAGGCCCAGTTTGATCGCCTGGGTGTCTTCTGTTATTCAAAGGAAGAAGGCACACCGGCAGCCGAGATGCCTGACCAGATATCCGAGCGGGTCAAACGGGAGCGGCACCGCAAGCTGATGAAGGCCCAGGCACGGGTCTCCTTCCGCCGCAACCGGGCCATGGTGGGGCAAATTGAGCAGGTGATTGTGGAAGGCTATAGCGAAGAGACTGAACTATTACTGAAAGGCAGAACCAGCCGTCAGGCACCGGACATTGACGGGCAGGTCTACATCACCTCCGGCCATGCCGAGATCGGCGACATTGTGGCCTGCAAGATCGTTGATTCATCAGACTATGATCTGGTGGCCGAGATGATCGAAGAGTAG
- the pelG gene encoding exopolysaccharide Pel transporter PelG, which translates to MAGIGFELRKLMKGDSYSSLLMAYAYAGIISSGPWILSIIAVLLIGVISLPVVIPALLVSKFQTVVTYLIAFSLILTGLVQLAFTRYSADRIFEKEHYRLLPNLNGLLLVVIVVSGVLSYPIGLLEFPQQSLFFRLLFAATFVVLCCVWVTAILLSGLKAYKAILINFALGYGSALLLAFLLRHGNLEGLLLAFLAGQFILLLGMFWVLFREYPSRVFIEFDFLGGGRMYRSLMLTGLFYNLGIWIDKFIFWFHPLTGSIVIGPLRASLVYDLPVFLAYLAIIPGMAVFLVRMETDFVEYYDRFYDAVREGGSLSYIREMKDEMVRVAREGLYDIIKIQAIATIVVIVAGRQLLLWARISEIHLPLLSVQVVATGFQVVLLGLLNVFFYLDKRNRVLLLTALFTVLNLAFTLISIRLGPFYYGYGFALALMMTIAVGMALLDNDLDKLEYETFMLQ; encoded by the coding sequence ATGGCAGGCATCGGTTTTGAACTGCGCAAATTGATGAAGGGGGACAGCTACAGCTCGCTGTTGATGGCCTATGCCTATGCCGGCATCATCAGCTCCGGTCCCTGGATCCTCTCGATCATTGCGGTCCTGCTGATCGGTGTCATCTCGCTGCCGGTGGTCATTCCGGCGCTGCTGGTCTCCAAATTCCAGACCGTGGTAACCTATCTGATCGCCTTCAGCCTGATCCTGACCGGCCTGGTCCAGCTGGCCTTCACCCGCTATTCGGCGGACCGGATCTTTGAAAAAGAACACTACAGGCTGCTGCCGAACCTGAACGGCCTGTTGCTGGTGGTCATTGTTGTCAGCGGCGTGCTCTCCTACCCGATCGGACTGCTGGAGTTTCCCCAGCAAAGCCTGTTCTTCCGGCTGCTGTTTGCGGCGACCTTTGTCGTGCTCTGCTGTGTCTGGGTCACGGCGATCCTGCTTTCCGGACTCAAGGCCTACAAGGCGATCCTGATCAACTTTGCCCTGGGCTATGGCTCTGCCCTGCTGTTGGCCTTCCTGCTGCGTCACGGCAACCTGGAAGGGCTTTTGCTGGCCTTTCTGGCCGGTCAGTTTATTCTGCTGCTGGGAATGTTCTGGGTGCTCTTCCGGGAGTATCCCTCCAGGGTTTTTATTGAATTTGACTTTCTGGGGGGCGGGCGGATGTATCGCTCCCTGATGCTGACCGGTCTGTTCTATAACCTGGGAATCTGGATCGACAAGTTTATCTTCTGGTTTCACCCGTTGACCGGTTCGATCGTAATCGGACCTTTGCGGGCCTCACTGGTCTATGACCTGCCGGTTTTCCTGGCCTACCTTGCGATCATTCCCGGTATGGCGGTTTTCCTGGTCCGGATGGAGACGGACTTTGTGGAGTACTATGACCGCTTTTACGACGCGGTTCGCGAGGGGGGCTCACTCTCCTACATCCGGGAGATGAAGGATGAAATGGTGCGGGTTGCCCGTGAAGGGCTCTATGACATCATCAAGATTCAGGCCATCGCCACCATTGTTGTCATCGTGGCCGGGCGGCAACTGCTGCTGTGGGCCAGGATTTCAGAAATCCACCTGCCGCTGCTCTCCGTCCAGGTGGTGGCAACCGGTTTTCAGGTGGTACTGCTGGGGCTTCTGAACGTCTTTTTCTATCTGGATAAACGTAACCGGGTTCTGCTGCTGACCGCGCTGTTCACGGTGCTGAATCTGGCGTTTACCCTGATTTCAATCCGGCTGGGGCCCTTCTACTACGGCTACGGTTTTGCATTGGCCCTGATGATGACCATCGCGGTCGGTATGGCCTTGCTGGATAACGATCTGGATAAGCTGGAGTACGAGACCTTCATGTTGCAGTGA
- the pelF gene encoding GT4 family glycosyltransferase PelF → MADNRLPKAQKVDVMLLLEGTFPYVSGGVSSWVNQIIRGFPELEFGAVFIGSSSDEYDGIKYELPSNLKHLQVHYLHDEHTTPPITPCSGDAQGFETLKRLHGWFANPHPDGLPAELKQASFYLNAKGGVDYSQFLYSRRSWEYICELYSAQCTDPSFVDYFWSVRNMHAPIWQLAAIAGSLIPARVYHTVSTGYAGFLGGLLHHHTGRPLLLSEHGIYTKERRIDIFNNEWIQDNRNALQRDPTEISYFRDLWIRFFETLGRFCYDASGRIVSLYEGVRQRQISDGALPEKISVVPNGIDVARFAPLRATRPAKPPLVLALLGRVVPIKDVKTYIRAIRILVSHIPELEGWVVGPDGEDPEYAAECRALAQSLEIADRVRFTGFMNPVELFPQIGLLVLSSISEGLPLVALEGFAAGVPLVSTDVGSCRQLVEGVGEEDQALGVAGGIVPINSPQALAEACRRLIGDQEAWDRASQAGINRVEKLYTQQQMFERYRALYQEALS, encoded by the coding sequence ATGGCTGACAACAGGCTGCCGAAGGCACAAAAGGTTGATGTCATGCTGCTGCTGGAGGGGACCTTTCCCTACGTCAGCGGCGGGGTCTCCAGCTGGGTCAATCAGATTATCAGGGGCTTTCCCGAACTTGAGTTCGGGGCGGTGTTTATCGGCAGCAGCTCCGATGAATATGACGGTATCAAGTATGAGCTGCCGTCAAACCTGAAACACCTGCAGGTCCACTACCTGCATGATGAACATACCACCCCGCCGATAACGCCCTGCAGCGGTGATGCCCAGGGGTTTGAGACCCTGAAACGGCTGCACGGCTGGTTCGCCAATCCTCACCCGGATGGCCTGCCTGCCGAGCTGAAGCAGGCCTCGTTCTACCTGAATGCCAAAGGTGGCGTGGACTATTCGCAGTTCCTTTATTCCCGCCGTTCATGGGAGTACATCTGTGAACTGTATAGCGCCCAGTGTACCGACCCCTCCTTTGTGGACTATTTCTGGAGCGTGCGTAACATGCATGCCCCGATCTGGCAACTGGCCGCCATAGCCGGCAGCCTGATCCCTGCCCGGGTCTACCACACCGTATCCACCGGTTATGCCGGATTTCTCGGAGGATTACTGCACCACCATACCGGCCGCCCCCTGCTTTTGTCAGAGCACGGCATTTACACCAAGGAACGCCGGATCGATATCTTTAACAACGAGTGGATTCAGGATAACCGTAATGCCCTGCAACGCGATCCCACCGAGATCAGTTACTTCCGGGATCTCTGGATCAGGTTTTTTGAGACCCTGGGGCGGTTTTGCTATGATGCCTCCGGGCGGATCGTGTCGTTGTACGAAGGGGTCCGCCAGCGCCAGATCAGCGACGGTGCCCTGCCTGAAAAGATCAGTGTCGTGCCTAACGGCATCGATGTGGCCCGTTTTGCGCCGCTACGCGCCACACGGCCGGCAAAGCCCCCTCTGGTGCTGGCGCTGCTGGGCAGGGTGGTGCCGATCAAGGATGTCAAGACCTACATCCGCGCGATCCGTATCCTGGTCAGCCATATCCCGGAACTGGAGGGCTGGGTGGTCGGGCCGGACGGTGAGGATCCGGAATACGCCGCAGAATGCCGGGCCCTGGCCCAGAGTCTCGAGATCGCGGACCGGGTCCGTTTTACCGGCTTCATGAATCCGGTGGAGCTGTTTCCCCAGATCGGTCTGCTGGTGCTTTCCTCCATCAGCGAAGGGTTGCCGCTGGTGGCGTTGGAGGGATTTGCGGCCGGCGTGCCGCTGGTCTCCACCGATGTCGGTTCCTGCCGTCAGCTGGTGGAAGGAGTGGGAGAGGAGGACCAGGCGCTGGGGGTGGCCGGTGGCATTGTGCCGATCAACAGCCCTCAGGCCCTTGCAGAGGCCTGCCGCAGGCTGATCGGGGACCAGGAAGCCTGGGACAGGGCCAGTCAGGCCGGTATCAACCGGGTTGAAAAGCTGTACACCCAGCAGCAGATGTTTGAACGTTACCGGGCGTTGTACCAGGAGGCATTGAGCTGA
- a CDS encoding tetratricopeptide repeat protein yields MNSLKLLIYGLCSEQSALLAVFGSQPVWQRVLLFLAGHLIASSLFSLLLAISFPKRFVALRRGLLGLFFCFNFFVPAFGAVGTLLILLYFRMFLSNEERAEFSNVPLPPFQAESADLGSGMGEGGAWSRLRTAGLPRELRLKALLSVGASGGHNSSRLLQHATGDSDDEIRLLAFNLYERQEQKIQQTISASLEELKQAKTAAVKASVCRNLAFSYWEMVYSALAQDDLRDFFVEQAAKYAAQALQLNSRNPALLILMVRIHLQKRDYLLADEAIQTALAAGADPLKLLPYQAELAFYARDFQGVRAFLMQDATVRFRPGIGPVAQFWGAR; encoded by the coding sequence ATGAACAGCCTGAAACTGCTCATCTATGGCCTCTGCAGTGAGCAATCAGCCCTGCTGGCGGTCTTTGGTTCGCAACCGGTCTGGCAACGGGTACTGCTGTTTCTTGCCGGGCATCTGATTGCGTCCTCACTCTTTTCGCTGCTGCTCGCCATCAGTTTTCCCAAACGCTTTGTTGCGCTGCGCCGGGGCCTGTTAGGGCTGTTCTTCTGTTTCAACTTCTTTGTGCCTGCCTTCGGCGCGGTCGGAACCCTGCTGATTCTTCTGTACTTCAGGATGTTTTTATCAAACGAGGAACGGGCCGAGTTCTCCAATGTACCCTTACCCCCCTTCCAGGCAGAATCTGCCGACCTGGGGTCCGGTATGGGTGAGGGGGGGGCCTGGTCCCGTCTGCGCACGGCCGGTCTGCCCCGTGAGCTGCGTTTGAAGGCCCTGCTGTCAGTGGGGGCGAGTGGCGGACATAACTCCAGCCGGCTGCTGCAGCATGCCACCGGCGACAGTGACGATGAAATCCGGCTCTTGGCCTTCAACCTCTATGAACGCCAGGAACAGAAGATTCAACAGACCATTTCCGCCTCACTGGAAGAGCTGAAGCAGGCCAAAACAGCAGCGGTTAAGGCCTCGGTCTGCCGTAATCTGGCCTTCTCATACTGGGAGATGGTCTACAGCGCACTGGCACAGGATGACCTGCGCGATTTCTTTGTGGAACAGGCCGCCAAGTATGCCGCACAGGCGCTGCAGTTGAACAGCAGAAACCCGGCGTTGCTCATCCTGATGGTCAGGATTCATCTGCAGAAACGTGACTATCTCCTGGCAGATGAGGCGATCCAAACCGCCCTTGCAGCGGGTGCTGATCCGCTCAAACTGCTGCCGTATCAGGCTGAACTGGCATTTTATGCCCGGGACTTTCAGGGGGTGAGGGCCTTTCTGATGCAGGATGCCACGGTCCGCTTCAGGCCGGGCATCGGTCCGGTGGCTCAGTTCTGGGGAGCACGCTAA